A part of Aegilops tauschii subsp. strangulata cultivar AL8/78 chromosome 2, Aet v6.0, whole genome shotgun sequence genomic DNA contains:
- the LOC109752048 gene encoding COMPASS-like H3K4 histone methylase component WDR5B, with amino-acid sequence MSSATQQQPPPAAPPYRPYRQVRAATPHARAISCVRFSPCGRLLATASLDGTVALLSPSSLAVIANLRGHTQGVSDLSWSTDSNYLCSASDDRTLRIWDIRSILSGPKPADPNADRCIRVLKGHANFVFSANFNPQTSSQVASGGFDCTVRIWDVSSGRCIRTIDAHSEPVTSVHFIRDGSIIVSGSHDGSCKIWDAGTGSCLKTVIDDKKPAVSCSMFSPNGKFILVATLDDSLKLCNYATGKFLKVYSGHVNRVYCIQSAFSVTNGKYIVSGSEDKCVYIWDLQGKNILQKMEGHSDAVISVSCHPTENKIASGSLDNDKTVRLWVQDG; translated from the exons ATGTCTTCGGCGACGCAGCAGCAGCCGCCACCGGCGGCGCCGCCGTACCGGCCATACCGGCAGGTGCGCGCGGCGACCCCGCACGCCCGCGCCATCTCCTGCGTGCGCTTCTCCCCCTGCGGGCGCCTCCTAGCGACGGCCTCCCTCGACGGCACGGTCGCTCTCCTCTCCCCGTCCTCGCTCGCCGTCATCGCCAACCTGCGCGGCCACACCCAGGGCGTCTCCGACCTGTCCTGGAGCACGGACTCGAATTACCTCTGCTCCGCGTCCGACGACCGCACCCTCCGCATCTGGGACATCCGCTCCATCCTCTCCGGCCCCAAGCCCGCCGACCCCAACGCCGATCGCTGCATCCGCGTGCTCAAGGGCCACGCCAACTTCGTCTTCAGTGCCAACTTCAATCCGCAGACCAGCTCCCAGGTCGCCTCGGGCGGGTTCGACTGCACCGTGCGCATCTGGGACGTCAGCAGCGGCCGCTGCATCCGCACCATCGACGCGCACTCTGAGCCCGTCACCTCCGTCCACTTCATCCGGGACGGATCGATCATTGTGTCGGGGAGCCATGATGGGAGCTGCAAGATTTGGGATGCGGGAACCGGCTCTTGTCTCAAGACAGTCATTGACGACAAGAAGCCAGCGGTTTCCTGCTCAATGTTCTCACCAAATGGCAAGTTCATCCTCGTCGCTACGCTCGATGACTCACTG AAACTATGCAACTATGCTACTGGCAAGTTCTTGAAGGTATATAGTGGACATGTGAACAGAGTATACTGCATCCAGTCTGCGTTTTCCGTCACGAACGGGAAGTACATTGTTAGTGGGTCGGAAGATAAATGCGTATACATATGGGACCTCCAAGGTAAAAACATTCTTCAGAAAATGGAAGGCCATAGCGATGCTGTCATCTCGGTGTCATGTCATCCAACAGAGAACAAGATTGCTTCTGGCAGCCTTGATAATGACAAGACTGTGAGACTCTGGGTCCAAGATGGCTGA